The sequence ACGTGCTCGCGGACCCACGCCGACGCGCTCGGTTCGTACTCGCCGGTCAATGCCATGCCCTAATCAACGTGCCCCGCCCGTCGTGGGTGGCGGGGACGCCGGCATCCCGTGCCGAACCCGGATCGTCAGGCCGACTCAAGCGGGCTGCAGGCGGCTTCCGCTGCGGATGCCGGTCCACGTCGATCCCTCGATGACGCTCCGGCCGCCGACGTAGACGAATTCGACGCCGGTGGGCGGCTGGAGCGGCTCGTCGTAGGTGGCGTTGTCGCGGACCGTCTCCGGGTCGAAGACGACCAGGTCGGCGACCTTGCCGGCCGCGATGGTGCCCCGGTCGGGCAGCCCGAAGAACTTGGCGGGCAGGGCGCTCATCCGGCGTACGGCTTCCTCGAGGGTGAGCACCCCCTTCTCCCGGACGAACTCGCCGAGGACCTTGACGAAGGTGCCGGCGACCCGTGGGTGGGGCGCCTTGCCGAATCCGGGGGGTGCCCCGTCCGTACCGATCATCGTCTGGTCGTGCCGCAGGATCGCCTCCAGGTCGCGGTCGTCGATGAGCGAGGCGATCATGTTCGCGACGTTGCCCTCCTCGACGACGACCCGGGCGAGGGCGTCGAACGGGTCGAGGTCGAGCCGCTGCGCGAGTTGGGCGATGGTGCTGTGGTCGTACCGGCCGGTGGCGGTGGACGCGACCCGGATGCCGGCGTAGCCGGCGGTGGCGATGTACGAGTCCCAGCCCGCGTTGCGTGGGTTGCTGGTCGGGTCCAGGACCTCGGCGGCGATACGCTGCCGCGTCCGCCGGTCTCTCAGCCGCTCCAGCAGCGCGTCGACGCCGCCGTCCAGCACCCACGGCGGCAGGCAGGACGAGAGCATCATGGACGACGTGGTGTACGGGTAGGCGTCCTGCCCGATCCGGGTGCCGGCGCGCCGTTCGCTGTCGAGGTGGGCGAGGATGTCCGCCGCCGCGCCCCAGTTGCTCCGGTCGGCGATCTTCAGGTGGGAGATCTGCACCGGGTGGCCGGAGTCCCGGGAGACGCGTACCGCTTCGTCGATGCCGGCGGTGATGCGGCTGCCCTCGTTGCGCATGTGCGTGGCGTACACCCGGCCCGCCGGCATCGCCGCGACGAGTTGGCTGATCTGCTCGGTCGTGCCGAACATGCCGGGCACGTACGCGAGGCCGGTCGACAGGCCGAACGCTCCGGCGTCGCACGCCTCCCGGAGGTGGCGGACCATCGTGGCCAGTTCCTCTGGCGAGAGGCTCCCGCTGCCGGGGCCGTGCGCGAGCAGGCGGAGGTTGCCCTCCCCCACCAGGGCGGCCAGGTTGGTGAGGTACCCGCCCTGGTCGGCCGCCTCGACATAGTCGGCGAAGGTCCGGAAGGCGGGGCCGCCGCGCGGGAAGCACTGGGCCAGGAATGCGCTCACCTCCGGTGAACCGTCCGTCGGGGCCAGGGAGAAGCCACAGTTGCCGACGATCTCGGTGGTGACTCCCTGCCGGATCTTCGGCAGGTCACCCGGCGCGTACAGCGGTGCGTTGTCGCTGTGGGAGTGGACGTCGACGAAGCCCGGGGCGATGACCTTCCCGTCGAT comes from Micromonospora viridifaciens and encodes:
- a CDS encoding N-acyl-D-amino-acid deacylase family protein, whose protein sequence is MSDYTLFAGGTVVDGTGARSYPGDVLVSADRIVDVRPHGQISHDGKRVVAIDGKVIAPGFVDVHSHSDNAPLYAPGDLPKIRQGVTTEIVGNCGFSLAPTDGSPEVSAFLAQCFPRGGPAFRTFADYVEAADQGGYLTNLAALVGEGNLRLLAHGPGSGSLSPEELATMVRHLREACDAGAFGLSTGLAYVPGMFGTTEQISQLVAAMPAGRVYATHMRNEGSRITAGIDEAVRVSRDSGHPVQISHLKIADRSNWGAAADILAHLDSERRAGTRIGQDAYPYTTSSMMLSSCLPPWVLDGGVDALLERLRDRRTRQRIAAEVLDPTSNPRNAGWDSYIATAGYAGIRVASTATGRYDHSTIAQLAQRLDLDPFDALARVVVEEGNVANMIASLIDDRDLEAILRHDQTMIGTDGAPPGFGKAPHPRVAGTFVKVLGEFVREKGVLTLEEAVRRMSALPAKFFGLPDRGTIAAGKVADLVVFDPETVRDNATYDEPLQPPTGVEFVYVGGRSVIEGSTWTGIRSGSRLQPA